The genomic window CGGCAACTTCGTCTTCGCCATCCCGGTCTTCAGCTACCTGGCCGGGCGGCGGGGCGCGGGGACCGCCCGGGCCGCCGGGGTCTTCGGGGCGATCGCGGCCGCCGGCACCGGGCTCAACCTCGGCCTGCTCGGCACCGGGCCGGCGACCTGGTACCTGCTGGCGTCGGTGCTGCTCTTCGGCGGGGTGTTCCCCTGGCTGCTCGGCCGGCACCGGCGGCAGCAGCGGGCGCTGGCGGCGACCGAGCGGCGGCACGCCGAGGCGGTGGACCGGGAGCGGCGCAGCGCGGTGGACCGGATCCGGTTGCGGGAACGGGCCCGGATCGCCCAGGAGATGCACGATTCGCTGGGCCACGACCTGAGCCTGATCGCGCTCCGCACCGCCGCGCTGGAGGTCTCCGCCGACCTCGCCCCCGCGCACCGCGCCGCCGCCGGTGAGCTGCGCGCCAGCGTGGCCGCCGCGACCGAGCGGCTGCACGACATCATCGGCGTGCTGCGCGAGGAGCGGGCGTCGGACGTCCGGCCGCCCGACGAGACCGTGGCGGAGTTGGTGGAGGGGGCCCGCGACGCCGGGATGACGGTCGAGCTGCGGGTGCCGGCCGACCTGGACCTGCCGCCGATGGTCGCGCACGCCGCGCACCGGGTGATCCGCGAGGCGCTGACCAACGCCGCCCGGTACGCGCCCGGCGCTCCGGTCACCGTCACCCTGGCCCGGGCCGGTGACCGGGTCGACGTGCGGGTGGTCAACGCCCCGGCCGCGGCCCCGCCGCTGCCCGGCCCGCCCGCCCACGGCTCGGGTCTGCTCGCCCTGCGCGAGCGGGTACGCCTCACCGGCGGGGTCCTCGACGCGGGCCCACGCGACGGCGGGTTCGCCGTACGGGTCTGGCTGCCGCTGGTCCCCGACGGGCCGGCGGGGGAGGACGATGGGCCGCTCCCGGCGCCCGACGCCCCGGGCGGCTGGCCGCTCGACGGCCGGCCCGGGCTTGCCACGGCCGACCCGCCCGGCGAGTCCGAACGCCGGCTGCGCGACGCCCGACGCCGGGTGCGGCGCAGCCTGCTGATCGCGTTCGGCGCCCCGGTCACGCTGGGCCTGGTGCTGTCGCTGGTCTACTACCCGCTCGCCACGGCCGGCGCCGTGCTGGACCGTCCCGGGTACGAGCGGCTGCGGGTCGGCGACCCGCGCGCCGCACTGGGGCTGCCCCGGCGGCAGGCCGAGCCGCCGGACGGCGCCCCGGCGGGCGGGTGCGAGTACTACACCGACGGCAACTTCCCCTTCGCGGAGCCGAGCTGGCGGCTCTGCTTCGCCGACGGCCGGCTGGCCAGCAAGGAGCGGATCGCCCGGTGAGCGAGGACCGCGAGCGCCCGGTGCGGGTCGTGCTCGCCGACGACGAGGCCATGGTCCGGGCCGGGGTGCGGGCCATCCTGGCGGCGGACCCGGGGATCGAGGTGGTCGGCGAGGCCGCCGACGGCCGGGACGCGGTCGAACTCGTCCGCGCCCACCGCCCCCGGGTGGCCCTGTTGGACATTCGGATGCCGAGGCTGGACGGGATCGGCGCGGCCGCGGAGATCCGGCGGCTGGTGCCGGAGACCGCCAGCGTCATGCTGACCACGTTCGGCGAGGACGACCACGTCGCCCGGGCGCTGGGTCACGGGGCGAGCGGATTCCTGCTCAAGGCCGGCGATCCCCGCGAGCTGCTCGCCGGGGTCCGGGCCGTGGCCGACGGCGGGGCGTACCTGTCACCCCGGGTGGCCCGGCGGGTGATCGAGCTGACCGGCGGCCGGCTGGCCCGCGGGCCGTACGCCCGGGACCGGCTCGTCGGCCTGACCGAGCGCGAGCGGGAGGTACTGGCGCTGGTCGGCGCCGGGCTGTCCAACGCCGAGATCGCCCGCCGCCTGCACCTGGTCGAGGGCACCGTGAAGAGCTACCTGACCAGCATCTTCACCCGGCTCGACGTCCGTAACCGGGTGCAGGCGGCGATCCTCGCGTACGAGGCGGGGCTGGTCCCGCCGACCGGCTGACCAGCCCCGCCCCGTCCCCAGTCCGGCGGGGCGGGTCAGGCGTCGCGCCGCCGGAGCGCGGCCCGGCCGAGGGCCAGCGCGGCGACCGTCCAGCCGGCGAGCAGCAGCAGCCCCACTGCCGCCGGGTACGGGTCGCTGTCTCCGGCCATGAAATGCGCGCCCGCGACGCCGGGGAAGGCGTCGGCGATCCGGGTGAGCACGGTGATCCGCGGCTCCTGGAGCGACAGCGGCACGATCATCAGCACGGCGAGGAGCACGGTGAGGGTGAGCACCGCGCCGCGCAGCGCCGCCGCCAGGCCCAGTGCCAGCACCGCGACCAGCGCCAGGTAGACCGCGGCGGCCAGCACATCGCCCAGCGTCCCGGCCACCGGGACGCGGCCCCACCGGCCCAGCACCGGCCCGGCCACCAGCGCGCCGACGCCACCGAGCAGGAGGCCGAACAGGAAGGTCACGACCGCCACCACGACCGCCTTGGCCAGCAGCATCCGGCCCCGCGACGGGGTGCAGCGCAGCGTGGTCCGGATGGTGCCGGTCGCGTACTCCGAGGTGATGGCGAGCAGTCCCAGGGCCAGGACGGCGTACTGGGTGAGGTCCAGGGAACCGATCACGACGCTGCCGACGGTGCCGACGCCCGGGTTGTTGGTCGGGTCGTCGTCGGTGTTGGCGTTGGCCGCGTAGATGGCGAGCTGCCCGGCGGTGGCCGCCATCACCAGCACGCCGGCCAGCAGCGTCCACCAGGTGGACCGGACCGACCAGAGCTTGGTCCACTCGGCGGCCACCGCGCCGGTGAACGGGCCGCCGGCCGGGGCGGGTCGGGACGTCGGTCGGGCGGGGGCGACGGTGCGGAGGGTGGTCATCGGGCCTCGCTTCCGACGGTGCCGCCGGCGTACTCGACGCTGTCGGCGGTGAGTTCCATGAACGCCTGCTCCAGCGAGCCGGTCATCGGGGTCAGCTCGTGCATCCGGACCCCCAGCTCGTACGCCACATCGCCGACCCGGTCGGCGGCGGCGCCCGAGACGGTCAGGCCGTCGGCGCCGTGCGGGGTCACGGTGGCTCCCTCGGCCGTCAACCGCTCACCCAGCGCGGCCAGCGCCACCGGTTGCGGGCCGCGGACCAGGACCGAGGCGGCCGCGCTGGCGGCGATCAGCTCGGCGACCGGCGCGTCGGCGATCAGCCGGCCCCGGCCGATCACGATGAGCTGGTCGGCGGTCTGCTCCATCTCGCTCATCAGGTGACTGGAGACCAGGACGGTCCGCCCCTCGGCGGCCAGCGCGCGGGTCAGCCGCCGGATCCAGCGCACCCCGTCGGGGTCCAACCCGTTGACCGGTTCGTCGAAGAGCAGCAC from Micromonospora kangleipakensis includes these protein-coding regions:
- a CDS encoding ABC transporter permease subunit; amino-acid sequence: MTTLRTVAPARPTSRPAPAGGPFTGAVAAEWTKLWSVRSTWWTLLAGVLVMAATAGQLAIYAANANTDDDPTNNPGVGTVGSVVIGSLDLTQYAVLALGLLAITSEYATGTIRTTLRCTPSRGRMLLAKAVVVAVVTFLFGLLLGGVGALVAGPVLGRWGRVPVAGTLGDVLAAAVYLALVAVLALGLAAALRGAVLTLTVLLAVLMIVPLSLQEPRITVLTRIADAFPGVAGAHFMAGDSDPYPAAVGLLLLAGWTVAALALGRAALRRRDA
- a CDS encoding ABC transporter ATP-binding protein, whose protein sequence is MITLRGLTKRFGGTTAVDDLTVDIAPGRVTGFLGPNGAGKSTTMRMVLGLDRPTAGEALVDGRPYRALRHPLHEVGALLDATGIHPARSGRAHLRAMARSNGIPPRRVDEVLGLAGLDGRAADKPGRSLSLGMAQRLGIAGALLGDPPVLLFDEPVNGLDPDGVRWIRRLTRALAAEGRTVLVSSHLMSEMEQTADQLIVIGRGRLIADAPVAELIAASAAASVLVRGPQPVALAALGERLTAEGATVTPHGADGLTVSGAAADRVGDVAYELGVRMHELTPMTGSLEQAFMELTADSVEYAGGTVGSEAR
- a CDS encoding sensor histidine kinase, with protein sequence MESRSWRHARLLGDRRRVGDLLLWAALAAPIGYAGITPPRPPSAVFLLVASLALLALAVGTGRRLPLTALVAVVLGSLLDGNFVFAIPVFSYLAGRRGAGTARAAGVFGAIAAAGTGLNLGLLGTGPATWYLLASVLLFGGVFPWLLGRHRRQQRALAATERRHAEAVDRERRSAVDRIRLRERARIAQEMHDSLGHDLSLIALRTAALEVSADLAPAHRAAAGELRASVAAATERLHDIIGVLREERASDVRPPDETVAELVEGARDAGMTVELRVPADLDLPPMVAHAAHRVIREALTNAARYAPGAPVTVTLARAGDRVDVRVVNAPAAAPPLPGPPAHGSGLLALRERVRLTGGVLDAGPRDGGFAVRVWLPLVPDGPAGEDDGPLPAPDAPGGWPLDGRPGLATADPPGESERRLRDARRRVRRSLLIAFGAPVTLGLVLSLVYYPLATAGAVLDRPGYERLRVGDPRAALGLPRRQAEPPDGAPAGGCEYYTDGNFPFAEPSWRLCFADGRLASKERIAR
- a CDS encoding response regulator → MSEDRERPVRVVLADDEAMVRAGVRAILAADPGIEVVGEAADGRDAVELVRAHRPRVALLDIRMPRLDGIGAAAEIRRLVPETASVMLTTFGEDDHVARALGHGASGFLLKAGDPRELLAGVRAVADGGAYLSPRVARRVIELTGGRLARGPYARDRLVGLTEREREVLALVGAGLSNAEIARRLHLVEGTVKSYLTSIFTRLDVRNRVQAAILAYEAGLVPPTG